ACAGTAGGAATACCCTTCTAGAAGGTTGTCATCCGACACCACTCGGTGAGAAGTAGATTGTGTTTgaaaaattaatttgaaaaatacttttgagcagcaattagtgtttgaccaaacttttaaaaagtgcttataagtgtatttttctcaaaagtaatttttaaataaatatttttggaaaaaaattacttttttctgcttctcaaaaactgcttctgtttctactcaaaaatattttttttccttctaaaaacttggtcaaacatttaactttggaaaaaaaaacacttttgtctccaaaaaatatatttttgaccaaaaagaagcttggtcaaacaaaCTATAAgtgtataaaaaaaatactttttaataaatgtatgtgtgtgtgtgtgtatatatatatatactatattaaaagcacgaaggcccttagcgaaatgtcgttagccttttttaccctttaaaaataaatttcacatatgacaaaatagtaattcaaattatttcctaatatttaggacttagttccttaattaaattatgtatcaagtcctaatatttaggaattcaaatcaattaagattttaccttatttaaattattttattatttaaattatttatataaCTATAATCACTCCATATTAAGTTCTTAATACGTAGGATTTTAACATCAACTAAAATTCTATTaattaaacgctttaataaactCACCCTACACACGCATGTTCAATGGTGGTAAGAAAATACAGGGGAACATCATGGAAACCATTTGGGCTAATTGATTGTTTTTTTACTTTAAAACTAATACTAATTTAAATTACCTTATATGaattattctttatttttagtAACGTGACATAATTGTCAttcttttcatgttataattaaatatttaaaagttgGCATGAACAAAAATCTAATGAGTTACTATcacaataaaattaaataattaagcctTTGAATTAATTATTAGCAATAATCCAACTATTTTTCAAATGCATCATCTGACTAGAATTAATTTTTTAGTTGACAAAAATCTTTGATATACAAATTTGTTTCCACAAGATCAAGTAAATTGACGGTGAAACAAATAATAAAGGATGAATATCAATTATAATATAGCATTAAGagtaaaattgattaaaatacaAACTAAAATTAATAAGAATAAAATAGTAGACATGATTATCTActatttgaattaaatcttttcttattaGAACAATGTACGAACTCCAATATCTAGGTACTTAGAGTATATTGCAAAAATATCTCATTAAATATAAATTTAGGTAAACTAATATTAATTAAGAATTGAAAGGGTGGGAAGGAGATTTCCACGTTTTAAAAGCTTGGACGAAATTATAgttatatttaaatatttaaagttTGAGTTAATATGGATTTGAATCaaaagaaaattaaatttttgcttTAAGGTTGAGAACCAATGGTTAGTtcttaaattaattaactaattattaattaaaagtatccaattcattttttttttcaaatttatataagtaaaataattttttaagttgACAAAACTCTTAGGCTACATAAATTTATTTCTATATAAAAAAGGCACTGGTAGTGAGATATCATAAAATAGAGCAAAGTTAGTAATAGTATTACAATTCAAATTGATAAAAATACAAACTTAAAGCAATAAGGATGAAATATTAGtagataaaatttattttaaatgtgagttaatttttataattatctttttatttcttttcacaTTCATTTCAGCAAATGATAGCtccttatatattttttatattaagttatttttgaaaAGATATTAACTCAACAATTATTCTTAGACTTTgcatcatcatttatcaatatttttgtgagctataggGCCAATCTTTTAATTCTCAAATCTCTAAGATACCAAAAGATTTAATTATTCAACTTTTCAATTTATTTTACTTGACAAATGTTTGAAGAACCATAAAAGTATTTTCTGTTTTAGGCAATAGAAATGCCAATAATTTTAAAATCACAATAAGACATCTAAAAACTTTGATGGAGCATGATTTCTTTCATTAAGTTTGCCAAATGAGATCGATATTCATTATTTTAAAAAACATACCCTTCTcctaatttttatttaataactcaaatacataatAAGATTTTTAAAAATTGAGTACTCATTAATATAAATACAAGCGCAAAACGCATACTCTaagactagtatatatatatatatatatatatatatatatatatatattagatagaAGCTCttgaaaataatataaatcaaTCATTAATTTTGGACCAACATAAAGGCTCCGAGCTTTGGTGCCTTTATTTATAGTTTGAGTTTAAAATTGACATGTAAGTCGAATTGTAATTAAAAAACTAATATCATCAATGTAAAATACGTCAATGATGATAATAAAGCACGAACCAAAGAAAGGCGAGAGGGAAATAGCACATACCATATTAGCTTATTTACCTAGCTTTTAGGCTATTAATTTTGGCACTTTCATCTTTCTAATTCAGCTTTATTGTCAACATCTTTTTTTCTTGTTTCGCATTTGATGTGATATTTGATCTAAGTCGGCAGACTCGGCACTTGTAAAGCGTCGGCCCTTATTTAGTGGTCGTATATTACAATGAAATGAATGCAAGCTTGTGTAAAAGCTATTTCAATTTTTGATATTTGGAGAAGGGGTGCGACCTAAATAGAACAATAAGAATcgagagaaggaaaaaaaaaggaactgCAACAAAgtatttagaaaggaaaaaaattgaagaaaagaaataatagggaaatttttcagaaaatattttagTCTTAACATTGTGATTGAGATACAcatatttatataatattgaCTAGAGATGAGTTTAAATAAAGTATTGTGGTAAGTGAAGTTCATACAATTCACATGACTTATTGGGGTTAAAGCGTAGCTATATTATTATTGCATTTTCATTAGGATAACATGTTGGTTAAAGATAAATTTGATATATAATAAGTACTCtatattaaaatatataatattaaaatatataatatatattttttacgtTTGTATAAGCGATATTCTGAACATATTATTATGTATCCAACTTGTCTTAGATTTGGTGTCTCGTAACGCGTCACAGAAAATATGTACTTATAAAATAACATGAAACGTTAAATTATgttacgggggggggggggggggggtctcagTCTCATCTCATCTGATGGGAAACTGGAAACTACATTGCAAGTTGTGGGTATCTGTGGTAACCCACCAATCCAAAAAGTAGTTGATGCCATTCAAAACTTGCTCCTCCTCTCTTTTGTCCTAATCTCATATCTAGGGTTTCCTGATCAAACAACAAACCATGGATACCGAATTTCAAGATTGGGAGTTGCTCCACCCCAACTCAGCTTCAGATTCCGTTCTCCCCGTTAACTTACCCCAAAACCAGGAGGATACTTTCGTCGAAGAAACCAAGGGTCTTATTCAACCCAATTATTTCTCCATAGATTCTCACAGTACTCCTACTTTTGCTGCTTTTAACGGTTCTGAGGAATCGGATAATCCGACCTGGATTGACTCTGGTAGTGAAAGGTCTGAGGATCGGCAATTTGGGGAATTTGACGGGAAAAATGATGTGGGTGTGTTTGAAAACTCGAAATTACAAGTGGGTTCTGGAGGAATTGGAGATATAAGTagtgaaaatgggaaaaatcTTGAGGTGGGTGTTGTGGAAGACTCGAAATTGGAAGTGGCTTTAGGAGGAATCGAAGATATAAGTagtgaaaatgggaaaaatcTTGAGGTGGCTGTTGTGGGAAACTCGAAATTGGAAGTGGGTTTTGGAGGAATCGAAGATATAAGTAGTGAAAATGGGGAAAATGAAGATATACGTAgtgaaaatgagaaaaatcttGGGGAATTTTGGTCTGATACTGGTGGAGATGGAATTGGTGATGTGAAATTTGGGGATGTTGAAGAGAGGTCAGAGGCTTGTGTAGAACAAAAGGACGAAAATGAGAGGGTTGAAAGTCAAAAGAGGGATGAAATTGAAGCAAGTAAAGGAGGAGAAGAGAAGAGGAGTTTGGTGTGGTGGAAGGTGCCATTGGAGCTTCTCAAGTATTGTGTGTTCAGGGTTAGGCCTATGTGGGCCTTCTCCGTAGCTGCTGCTGTTATGGGGTTTGTGATATTAGGTCGTAGACTGTacaagatgaagaagaagactaAGAGTTTGGAGCTCAAAGTTACTGTCGATGATAAGGTCAGTGTTACTTTGCCCATTTCGATACCATTATGTTAGTAACATTGTTTTTTCCACACTATAGGTGCTAACCTTAAGCTTGAGTAGTTTGTTTCTTCATCCTCTTTatccaaaacatattaaataaatGAAAGAATGTTGATTCATGTGTTATGCTTTTGAAATATCTAATAGTTAAGCAAAATGAGGAATTGATAACGTTACATAGTTATTTTTGTTAAAGGGCTGAGCTTTTTTCATGGTAGATACTTGAAGAAGAGGGAGATTAAAACTCGAATTGGAAAATAATGGGGCCCTAGGGATCATGACACTTCAGTATACTCTTTAGCGAGTGTAGGGGAGATCAGTCTTATGGCTTACAAATGTTATTATAGTTATATGACCCGTTAATATAGTTATATGACCCGTTTCACAGGAATTAGTAAAATATAACACAGGAGATCAGTAAATAATACCAAGGAGATATTTGTAAGATCATAAAGGAGATCTTTGTAAGatcattttcttctattcaaaTCCTCGTGAGTGTAGTGATATTGTATTGTGGATGGCCCTGTCTATATGCAAGACAGAGTCATAGGAATCAGTAATTAGTTTGTGTCATCATTGCTTGGATGTCTTATAGTGTATGCTTAGATGTgccatttcattttcttttcatttgttgataACAATTTTAGTTATGGGAAGAACAATTGTTTTTTAACAATTCTTCCTACTTTggcatttatttgattttttgggTCGTCACTTGCATCATGTTCAAAATTTTATATTGAATTTTGTTCCAGAGTGCTGTGTATCTTGAAAATATAGGATGTGGGATAGAGCAATGGTATAGGACTATAGGCTGATAATGCCTTTAGAATTCTGTTGCCCTGTATCATTTAGCAGTTCGTTTCTTGTACCTCTTGACATTTCAGTAATTATGATTGCTGTTTCTTCTTTAGCGAGTGAAGTGCTTTATCTAGCTTGAAATAACAAGGCAACTTGTTTATTCTAGCTCGGCCTTGATATCTCTTGTGATTTATTTATGGAGCAAGTCATAGTCACATAGCTGGAGAAACCCAAAATCGCTAATTATATTGAAGTTGTTTCAATAAGATAGAGAATAAACAAATGGTTCCTCATGGATGGAGATGTAACTACCAAATTTAATAGTCTGTGCTATAAAATACACCCTAACATTCCTGGGAAAGATAAGCCTTGTGTTACAGTTGTATTAGATAATGAAGACAGCACAAGTGTTGTTTATCAATACCCCTATAGTAAGTGTTTCGAAAGTCTCAATCATGAATaagttgttttttcttttcttttatgggAGTGGGTGGGTAAATCTATACCTTCAGTTTGTTCTCCAACTTCTGCTGCTTCCAGCTTCCGCCACGGTCCTTATTAGCACTTGTGAAATGTAAACAAAGAGGATACAAGGGACCACAGCTTGGAAGCCACTCTGTAATAGAAGTTGCTAAATAGACACCGGTATTGTTAAGGCACTTTGTGAGTCTACCTTGGATTAAACGACTGCTGCTTCATTACTTCTACTAGTGCTCCTTTAACATTATTTTAGTCTTCTGTTGTAAATTGTTTCACATGATGATTTTGCTTTAAATTCCACCagcaaagaaaaaaataaaaggagaaaagagaaggaaaagaagagagaaaataaacCAACGACTCGAGACATTTTCATTTGGTGCAGATGGTGTCTACTTCGTTGGCATCGGCACCGTCAAATGCTATCTTTTCAGGCTTAACGTCAAGTTTGGTTTCATTTTTATTTAGTTTATGGATTTTGTATACCTTTTGCTCAATTCTGCATGTTGCcaaatagcctgtttggccaagattctaaaatcagcttattttgagaagtgttttttctcAGAAGTACTTTTGATGAGAAACAgtttgtatttggctaattaatttgaaaagcaattccgagcagcaattagtatttggccacgcttttgaaaaatatttttaagtgtatttttctcaaaagtgcttttcaaaaaagtgtttttgggagaagctgctttttttttttctcaaaagtgcttgggaaaaaagtgtttttggccatgaagaagcttggccaaacaggctatagaTGTTACCAGAAGTACATGCTCTTTGACATGTGTAACTATGGAAACTGAATTTTTAAACCCCCTTCTGAAGTGTCCTATAGAACTATCCAACCTTAAACAGCTGTAAAACTTGGAATAACCAAACAGTGTTCATGCTTTGTGTCTCGAAcagattttgatgtttttgactTGAAACGTTTTCAAAAAAATTTGTACTTCTGTTGTGTGAATATTATAGGGAATCATCGGATCAAGTCCTTAAATCCGTCCTTTGCCTTGGACCAGCACTCTTTCTTCTCACTATCGAATCCTTGTCTGTGTGTTGATTAAGTTTCTTCATTGTGTGCAGAAGGTATCTCAATTCATGAGCCGTGCTGCACGCCTTAATGAAGCATTTTCTGTTGTGAAGCGGGTTCCTGTGATTCGGCCGCAGCTGCCAGCACCTGGAGTTTCACCATGGCCTGTTGTGAGTTTGCATAGGGTGTAatcattgtaaaaaaaaaatgaagtttaTGTATATTGGAAGAAGCATTGGTGTCGTCACCAAGTCCCATTTGATATATGGCTGTGTTTTTGCTTGGCTAATTTGTGTTTAAACTTTCTTTCTATCTGTGCTCAATATACTCCTGAACAGACTGATGTACGATTTTAAAGCTATGTATGTATAAACTCTCTTATCTTTTGCCCATATGTCGTGTTGTATGTCTCTTTAACAGTTTTTCTTTTCCCACTACCAATTAGTAATTCAAGGGGAAGTGGGTTCTTGTTTGACATTCCTGCAACAGAGTTCTGCAAAATACTTTTTCTGGTCTTTCGAGGAAGCTCTACAGTCAAGTGATAAACAAAGTTCACATTAATCAtacacaagaaaaataaaaaaagttgtACATTTTAAGGCATGAAACTGTCGTATCTATATTTTTATGGTCTTTTCCAAGTTTATAGAATAATTATCTGATAGCCTATAGTGTATTGCTCTTACGATTTAgctagttatatttatattaggtTAGGTATTTGTCAAGAATTTTGCTACTGCTAATCTTACATGTTTCCATTAAACCTCGCAGGCTAACAAAATATTTACTTTATATTGCCTTATAAAgtaaatactccctccgttcacttttacacGTCCACTATGAACTTTGCACACTTCTTacgaaataataaatgaagtgtataatttaccatgatactcatattaattgatgcatatttttaatggatttgagaaaatgatttgaaatgagtaatgaATATTGTCGGTATAACAGGAAAAGAGAAAAATGTCATCTCTTGATATGCTAGAAGTGACAAATATAGAGgtgaaaatttattatttttagaatactGGATACGTAAAAGTGAACGGTGGGAGTATTTTGTTTGCCTGCGAGGCCTAATTGAAACACGTAAAATTAGCAGTAGCAAAAGTTTATGGATTCTAGATGAATGAGCTCCTAGTTAGAGTCttaaagaaacaacaaaaattcatatGATTGTTTTTGACAAATTAAGGAATTAGATAGTCTTTTGAATATGGCTGAacatttaggggtcgtttggtagggtgtataagaatagtgcaGAATacagtgtattagtaatgcatgggtttgtaatgcaagcattagttatgcagatattatCTCTTATAaactgtttggtgtggtgtattaaaaattataatgcattgcataatttttaagaaaaatagttatttacaaaaatgccctccatattctctagctttaagggaCTCTAAGGACaattttgtttttaaccatactaatgcatgcattaatagccttggtattactaatgtcaAGGTTTTCTATGCCTTACTTATACATAGGTTAATACCAaatatgatgtataactaatgtattagttatacataggtttaaaaaatgtaccaaacaaggtattagtaatgcaCAAAGCTAATGATTGCATTATTTTTCCTAATACCTCCTGTCAAACGACCCTTAAAGTATTGCATCATTATTAATGAAGACACCTTCCTAGGTTGCTCTAGCTGTATCACTATGTCCTAATTAACTTCATTAATTATTTGTGCTCGTGTTAATGCGTATCTAGTTTTCTGGTACGTTACCTCCAGTTGGTTAGTATTTGACCTTTTGATATAAGTAAAACACGATTTCATTTCTTAGAAATTCTTTTACATTTTACATAGGACAAGGACATTGGGAAAGGGATTAATAACAATCGACAGTGAGAGTCATGCAACTTTTTCCATTACATAAGGGAGAGAAATCTCACATGGTCACCCAAAGCTGaagtttaaattaaataaaaaaaaattatgggcttttcttatttttctgtttccttcttttttttcttcataaagcAGATTGTTTCACACAATTTGGATGATTTCTTTAAATACAAAGCGCATAATAACTTTTATTACATCTCCTCCTCTAAATTTTGAATGCATGCACATAAAAAGCAGAAAAAGTAATTAGAAAACTTTGGCCAATTTTAGCTCCAATCAGTGAATGGCTAATTTGTAGTACTGGTAACTTTCCTTACaataccaaatttttaaaaaGCTAGCCGTTAATAGTTTCATTTAAATACACTCTTGAATCTTAATTGAGGTATTAAGCAACTAAGATCTTTGCTTAcattttcttcttcacaaacaaaagaTTTTCACAATATTTTCTTTTAGACAAACAAAATCTTCTTTGAAAGAAAATGACTTCCACTCGTTGTGCAGCTTGCAAGCAATTAGATGTCCTTCGGATTGTATCTTTTTACCATATTTTCCTCCAAATAATCCACAAAAATTTTCTTGTGTTCATAgcatctatggtgctagcaatgTTGGAAAGATGCTCCAGGTAAGTACCATATCATATTCCTATAAGAATCTTTGTTTATTCTCTTGCTTGAATTAAATACGTTTTAAGTATATTTGTACAGACAagatattattttgtatattcttttCTCATTCAGTGCTTCATAATATCTGTGTAAATATGTTTCGGCAGTCATTTATTTAGGTTAGTTAAAATGTTTGGATCTTTCTTTCTCTTGCTCCTTCAATGATAAGTGACAATAAATTAAGATAACCACATAGAGAAGTAGTTATTAACTTATTTATTCGTATTGATTACTATCTCCATAATGTTATAATGTTATGAATTGAGACCCATAATTAAAATGGTTTCATCCCATAGTTTAAACCGTATTCTTTTGAGGTGGAAAGAGTAGTAtttcacacttcaaaccataGTTAGCGAGGATTATTTGCATGTCTATGTATCCAGCTTTTGGATTCGGAAAGATACGAGTTCCTAGTTGAACTTATGTGTGCTAAAATATGTcaaagaattaaagaaactaatttcttttaattttattttataacagcaAGTACAAGAGCATCAACGAGGGGATGTAGCAGACACGTTGTACTATGAGGCATATTGCAGAATAAAGGATCCAGTTTACGGTTGTGTTGGGATCATTACTATTTTACATGAAGAAATCTACCAATTACAATGCGAATTGACTAAAGTACAAGCTGAAATTGAATTACTCAAAGCTCAGTCACCACTTCAAGGACAACAACAAGTTGAATATTTTGCTAACTTATTGGCTGATCAAAATGGAGTTTATACTTCATCACCATCTTTATTTGATCCTTCATTCCATTGGTTTTACTAGAACTTATTATGTAGtgttcctttttatttttcatgaCATATTTTGGCCATTTTATGGATTCTCTTGAGTTACTTTGAATTTTATTAATTTGATTTGGACTTGTATCCTTAACTTCTACACGCTGATTTCATTCATCCTATCTTACATTTGATCAACACCATAATATGCTTAAACTCCTAGTAAAATTAAAGTTAAAATTAGTAGAATTTTGAACCATAAAGTTTCTCTTGCCAAGTAAATCCACAGATAAAAATGCAAAAACATTCTTGACATGTGAATACGTACtattcaaaaagaaaagagaaaaacattATTTTCAACACATCGTACTAAACAGAAATCAATAGGGCAAATATCACCTTGCAAGAAAATAGATATTTACGGAGTGTAGTTCGATGAATTAAACCTATATCTATAGACGAAATCACAGAGGTTTAAACAAGTATCTTCAATACTTAATTCTCTCACAAAAGATTCTATTTTTTAAATACTAAACGTTTTCTGAAATGAAAAGCAAATGGATTTTCACGAAAACtaacacaaatatcttcaaaTAAATACATTTTCTATACTATCTTTGTTTTGAGTTGATTACCACAATCAAAATTGGTGGTTGCATATCTCCTTGCAGTACCAATGATGGGAAGAAAATATCAAATTGAAATGTAGAATTGCTCCATTTTGAAAGGCGTCTTTCTCTTTGATATAAGTTCATCTGTTGTAAAAAAGGAATGATCATCAATAATCACGTTTAATTTGTGTTCTGTGAAAATTATTGTATCCTCCCTTTTTGGTTTcacaaaagacaaaaaaaaaaacatactagGTCAAAATGAAGCCAATATGGAGAGGACATTATTTGATTCTAAGGTTCCACCTTTATTCACATAATGCAAAGGTTTATCTCCCTTTGACCCGCCACATACCAGGCTACCAACCCTGTCTCGCAACTTCACTTCTGGCATTTAGCAGATGCCAACACTGGATTGATATTGAGGTTtagttattgttattgtatttgagttatttggatatcataattttataatttcagatctgagtgtcacgacccaaaatctctcctcaggagtcgtgatggcacctagtctt
This DNA window, taken from Nicotiana tabacum cultivar K326 chromosome 4, ASM71507v2, whole genome shotgun sequence, encodes the following:
- the LOC107824023 gene encoding uncharacterized protein LOC107824023 isoform X1, producing MDTEFQDWELLHPNSASDSVLPVNLPQNQEDTFVEETKGLIQPNYFSIDSHSTPTFAAFNGSEESDNPTWIDSGSERSEDRQFGEFDGKNDVGVFENSKLQVGSGGIGDISSENGKNLEVGVVEDSKLEVALGGIEDISSENGKNLEVAVVGNSKLEVGFGGIEDISSENGENEDIRSENEKNLGEFWSDTGGDGIGDVKFGDVEERSEACVEQKDENERVESQKRDEIEASKGGEEKRSLVWWKVPLELLKYCVFRVRPMWAFSVAAAVMGFVILGRRLYKMKKKTKSLELKVTVDDKKVSQFMSRAARLNEAFSVVKRVPVIRPQLPAPGVSPWPVVSLHRV
- the LOC107824023 gene encoding uncharacterized protein LOC107824023 isoform X2 codes for the protein MDTEFQDWELLHPNSASDSVLPVNLPQNQEDTFVEETKGLIQPNYFSIDSHSTPTFAAFNGSEESDNPTWIDSGSERSEDRQFGEFDGKNDVGVFENSKLQVGSGGIGDISSENGKNLEVGVVEDSKLEVALGGIEDISSENGKNLEVAVVGNSKLEVGFGGIEDISSENGENEDIRSENEKNLGEFWSDTGGDGIGDVKFGDVEERSEACVEQKDENERVESQKRDEIEASKGGEEKRSLVWWKVPLELLKYCVFRVRPMWAFSVAAAVMGFVILGRRLYKMKKKTKSLELKVTVDDKVSQFMSRAARLNEAFSVVKRVPVIRPQLPAPGVSPWPVVSLHRV